A single Neoarius graeffei isolate fNeoGra1 chromosome 23, fNeoGra1.pri, whole genome shotgun sequence DNA region contains:
- the LOC132871953 gene encoding uncharacterized protein LOC132871953 isoform X2 has protein sequence MSKSGSFKETEEQMPGSQHKVQDFQSELHSVAVVSETPGLKEPEGPRRSEHARNPTEKMRALQDEEAKRKEKWLLSMYKKWKLDMCKARDQLKTYMSESELWPLIEELKKVKEDIMNLYFGIRDLATPSTGVRRRVDTCESVTTEIVTIAYGRAIDEEGEFNEDMERRRLHELLHRDYAKSVYGSAASLTSHSKSDQHSTALSMAAKRADAAAELAVKEANYEMMEAEERQTEVIRELEEQQQKALEAQRHELE, from the coding sequence ATGTCAAAGTCAGGTAGCTTCAAGGAGACAGAGGAGCAGATGCCTGGttcccagcacaaagttcaagacTTCCAGAGTGAGCTCCACTCAGTGGCAGTTGTATCTGAGACACCTGGCCTGAAAGAACCTGAAGGGCCTCGACGCTCTGAACATGCACGGAACCCAACAGAGAAAATGCGCGCACTACAAGATGAAGAGGCCAAGAGAAAGGAGAAATGGCTGCTCTCCATGTACAAAAAATGGAAGCTCGACATGTGCAAAGCAAGAGATCAGCTGAAGACATACATGTCAGAGAGTGAGCTCTGGCCTCTCATTGAAGAGCTTAAGAAAGTGAAGGAAGACATAATGAACCTGTATTTTGGAATTCGAGATCTTGCCACACCTTCCACCGGCGTGAGAAGAAGAGTTGACACTTGCGAATCAGTTACCACAGAAATCGTCACCATTGCCTACGGCAGAGCAATAGACGAAGAAGGTGAGTTTAATGAGGACATGGAAAGACGCCGCCTTCATGAACTGCTCCACCGTGACTATGCAAAGTCTGTCTATGGATCTGCTGCTTCCTTGACAAGTCACAGCAAGTCTGACCAACACTCCACAGCTTTGTCCATGGCAGCCAAGCGTGCAGATGCAGCTGCAGAGCTAGCAGTGAAGGAAGCAaattatgaaatgatggaggcagAAGAAAGACAAACAGAAGTCATCAGAGAGTTAGAGGAACAACAGCAGAAGGCTCTGGAGGCACAAAGGCATGAGTTGGAGTGA
- the LOC132871953 gene encoding uncharacterized protein LOC132871953 isoform X1 translates to MVQDNGDKEKICTPDIELLSLSLRPSYLPREFPQLFLTIVYIHPRANTDKAADVIYNINQEFDEISPDAPKFVMGDFNNCTLKRALPTYSQYVTCSTRNNKVIDLCYGSIPKAYSSCAKAPLGSSDHNIILLTPTYKQVLKRVKPTVKQTQVWQEDSVETLKGCFESTTWSTFENSSADLHEMTEVISGYIDFCVETLIPKKTSRVYPNNKPWVTKELKGVLNEKKRIYALGSKQDMKELQRKVNKEIYKAKCQYRDKVQEKLMAGDSRAGWTGIKLMANAPYKTNKSSEQHTDDRARYLLANYLNEFFTRHEHMASGSNSILLQDGLQDNGAVGIFNI, encoded by the coding sequence ATGGTGCAGGACAACGGTGATAAGGAAAAAATATGCACCCCGGATATTGAACTTCTGTCGCTGTCCCTCCGACCGTCGTATTTACCTCGCGAGTTCCCACAATTATTTTTGACTATTGTGTACATACATCCAAGAGCAAATACAGACAAAGCAGCCGACGTCATTTATAATATCAATCAGGAGTTTGATGAGATTTCCCCTGATGCACCCAAGTTTGTAATGGGGGACTTTAATAACTGTACCCTTAAACGTGCACTCCCCACCTATTCCCAGTATGTCACATGTTCAACAAGGAACAATAAGGTTATAGACTTGTGCTATGGATCCATTCCGAAGGCATATTCATCCTGTGCAAAAGCACCCCTGGGTAGCTCAGACCACAATATTATTCTGCTGACACCCACTTATAAGCAGGTTCTAAAACGAGTCAAACCTACTGTGAAGCAGACTCAGGTTTGGCAGGAGGATAGTGTGGAGACTCTGAAAGGGTGCTTTGAGTCTACAacatggagcacctttgaaaactcCTCTGCCGACCTGCATGAGATGACAGAGGTCATTTCAGGTTATATAGACTTCTGTGTGGAGACACTGATTCCCAAAAAGACCAGTAGGGTGTACCCAaataataaaccctgggtgactaaAGAGTTGAAGGGGGTATTAAACGAGAAAAAGAGGATATATGCTTTGGGAAGTAAACAGGACATGAAGGAGTTACAAAGAAAAGTTAACAAGGAGATCTACAAAGCTAAATGCCAGTACAGAGACAAGGTGCAAGAGAAATTAATGGCTGGAGATTCAAGGGCTGGATGGACTGGTATTAAGTTGATGGCAAATGCCCCATACAAGACAAACAAAAGCTCAGAACAACATACAGATGATAGAGCACGCTATCTGTTGGCCAATTACTTGAATGAATTTTTCACCCGTCATGAGCATATGGCCAGTGGCAGTAATTCCATTTTGCTACAGGATGGGTTACAGGACAATGGGGCAGTGGGAATATTCAACATTTAA